TAAGAATGATCCAGAACCTTGGATGTCATTTCCTTTTTTAAGGCTTGCACTTGTACTACGTGGGCGGCGAGGTGTACGCCGAGTGCTTGAGCGACAGCAGCGTGTTCGTGCAGAGCCGCAACTGCAACTTCCAGCACGGCTTCCACGCCACCACCGTTTGCAAGATCCCCAGCGGCTGCAGCTTGAAAATCTTCAACAACCAGCTTTTCGCCCAGCTGCTGGCACAGTCGGTCAACCACGGCTTCGAGGTGGTCTACGAGCTCACCAAGATGTGCACCATCCGTATGAGCTTTGTCAAGGTGACGATGTAAAACGCCAGATGAGCTTCCACTTCCCATGGAAGAGCGTCTTGAGGTGATGTCCAATTGCGCTCTTTCATTCTAGGGTTGGGGGGCGGAATACCACCGCCAGGATGTGACCAGCACCCCCTGCTGGATTGAAGTGCACCTACATGGGCCCCTGCAATGGCTGGACAAGGTGCTCACCCAAATGGGTTCCCCACACAACCCTATCTCGTCCGTGTCGTAGTAAGCAGACGGTTGAAGTTTGGAAGGATGACAGCGCGGCGTCTCCAGAAGTTTCCCAGGATGACGGTCCTTGTTTACTGAGAGACTGACTTTCATTTGGCTTCTTGATAGCTTTGTGTTTTCTTGCATATTCCCGCGGCACTTCTAGACCAGGCAACGCTTCCTGTGTGatttgtcctttattattattttaatgtactGACCAATGTTTGCTTGTACTTCCATTAAACTAAATTTTTACAGATTATGCTGTTAGGATAGATATGCATACATACACAAATTGGCACTATGCAAATAGAGATGTTTCACtagtttaaatatttttttatttcactcgCTGTGTGGCTCGTGAGCAGAAAtcatccttttttctttttaaaacaaaaacaccaacaGACTGCaaatagaataataaataaataatagagtGGGGCGTACGCGGCTGGTCAGCATCCGCTGAAGTTGTGCTGCAGCGTCAAGCTTCGACTCTGTACCGCCAggatgtgctgctgctgctgcaggaaGTGGATCACCTCAGGACTCCTCAGCAGTGACTGAGGATATCAGCATAACACAACTTGATTTGATACATCCTaaatgtttgtgttcaaatacgTTTCCATCGATAAGTTACTTACCAGCCTTTTTTGGTTGAGCACCTGCTCGATGAGAGAGGGTCTGGCCGGCCGGTCTCCCATTGCCCCCAGACGCTGCTTGTTGACAGACACGGGACGTTCCTCACAGTTGTCCTGAACCAAAAACAACATATTTGTCCCACATAGGAAGAGTCCAGAAATAATTAAGAAGCAAGCAACAAACTGCATGCTAATGAATCATTGTTTTGCGGAGCACTTACGTCAATTTTGTTGGTAGACATGGCCTGGtcgctcttcttcttcttgtactTGTCCTTGTACATCTTGTTGCGGTGCTTCTTGCACATCCAGGGCTTGCGCTGCTTGGCCACCTGCGAAGTGGTTTCGGTGCAGCCGTCGTAGGTGCACTGCTTGGGCGCGGCACCGTCGCCCTCCGACGCCTCGTCGTCGTTCAGCTCCTCCGGACTGGCGCCGTCCCGCGGGTCGGACGCGTCGAGCACGTCGCTCTCCTCgtcggcgtcgtccaggtccaTGAGGTCGGAAGCCTCCATGGGGATGAGTGTGATCACGTCGCGGCTGTCCACCGAGCGGCTGTCACCCACGATGTAGCGCTGGCCGTCCTTGGTGAGCAGGATGGCTTTGGAGGCGTCCGTGCGGACCGAAGCCTCGTCATCGCTCATCTTCGGAAAAACACGCTAACGTCCACCTCAAAATTGTCTTCGTTAGCAACGGTATGCCATATTTCACGCgattatttcaacaaaacagTCGAAACATTGGGATGCTATATGACGTCATAAAACAGGGACGTGTTTGTTGTGTGAAGTGACAGCTCTTCTTCGTCTTGTTTTCTTCGCCTCAATCGACTTCGTGCGCTAGCGTGCCCTCCAGTGGATCAAGTCGGAAATGAGAATTTTACCGATCGCCCTTAGTTTCCTGCGGATTTGGGCAAACCCCCAATGAATTGTGGGTTATATTGGCCATCAATGGTAGCTTGACATGCCAGACCCAAAACACGCCGATTTgggttttataagctttttttttttttttaacaaaatggaCTTCCAGCACACCTTTGGGCAAATATTCATTTCATCACGTTTGCTGGCAAGTTGAGGGTGTGACACGTCCATGTTTGAGTGCACATCCGGCAGTCTTAGTTAAAATATTTAttgctatttttttaaacctaCATTTTGAGCACGTGACCAGGTGAGTTCTTCCACTCATTAATTTCGACATGACGTTAAAACCAAAGTGTTTATTTATGTGGGAGTGTGGAACAGTGCAACACTGTTATCAATCAATCTGCCCGTTTTTGCTTGCCCGTTCACTTGTTAAATTGCCGTAATCTGAATAACCGTTAGATGGCGCCAGAGTACGGGGAAAAGATAACGTCCGCCCTAGCTAATCCAAAAGGAATGAGAATAAGTTTCGTTCATGACCTCCCGTGATGATGTAACTCATTGTGAGCGCTCTGAATCTTGATTTGATTTGGTTTATTTCGTCAAGTACGGCACACTTAATTCCACATTTTGTTTAACACGACTAGTCCTACAGGAAGCGTGTTGAAGCAATTCTCAAAGGCTgtcaaatgtaaacaaaacaatttatttttcacGTTTTTAATTTCCGGCTCAATTTGGTCACGCAAACGTTCCCAGACGTCATTCAGGCGAGAAGGCTGCTGGCGAATGTGGCCCGTATGctagattaaaataataaacattgtCCCAATAATGTCAAACGACAACTAATACAAAATCTCAGCCTTTGTAAAGACCATACTATGAAACGAATTGAATGGCTTAACAAGCTTTGTTGAGTCTAAAGCCAGGATAAATAAAAACCAACTTGGTGGCAAATCTGAGCCGATTTCCCGAGTAGGGGAGCATTTCTTTGGAAATGGTTTTGGCAATCCTGCAGCCAGGCGCCCCTGCTGGCCAATAGAGTTGTTGTCTCTCGTAAGTCATGTGACTTCTCCTAAACCAGACAGCATGCAGCCTGAACCTTGCACGATGCTTTTCTTTAGATATGATCATTGTTGAATAATGGCatgctaaaaatattttttagaagTGGCGCAGGTGAACTGGTTCTTCAGGTTGCAATCCGTCTtctaagaaaaaacattttgttgaaaCTTCCATTCCGAATCCTATGTCGTGCCTCAAACAGGTTTGCAGGCCCGGATATGACCCCCTCCTGACCCCTCCCCCCAACTCCTCAAAAAAGAGGCTTCAAGGTTTTTATTGCCACTCCCAGTTGACGTTTACTGTAGTTAACACAgactttattgtgtgtgtgtgtgggggggggggggggggcgtcggaTGTCCGCCCCCTGCATTATTGTGTGGGAGTGCGcgcgtgtctgtgcgtgtgcgtTGTGATGGCTGTCAACTGTGCGAACCGTTTACTTCCTGGAATGACCGCAGTGACATCCGTACAATTAGATGCACAAACGTAATCCAAAACAAAGccgttatgttttttttgtttttttctcactccCTTCTACTGAACCGATCATTTACGTTGACGTAGGCATTCCTGAGTTAACAGTCAAGCATTCTCCAAGCTAAGCCAACCAGCCAGGAGCCGCTTAAACTTTCTCTTCATATTTGTAAGCAATGATACACCAAGACAGGCTCACCCCCTCCGGAAGGAAGCAaataacagaagaaaaaaccccaagcggttgttttttttatatttctatgCAACCCCACACGATTGCATGTGTGAGCTGCCTCCCATCTTTCCTGTCCTATGCGCCTGCTCGGGCTGTTCTGCTAAACCACCTGACTTTCTGTCACTCCTCCTTCCTttccctttccctctctctctccctctctctctcactctatcCACTGTATAAACATGCATTTGATTTCTCTCATAATGTCATGTTCATGAATAAACAGATGGAAAGTGTCAATCGATAAACTGCacgtctgtttttgttttgttgtaggTGCAGGGTGGTTTTCCCATGGGAGGTGCATCCTGGCCAGGGGGGGAGCGTGTCTTTTTCCACGACGGCTTTGACGTTTTCCTGTAAAGCACGTGAGCGTGCTCAGCACTCATACCCACGTAGCGTCAAGACGCTCCCTCGTCAAACGTTGGCGGCACCAGCGCTGAGCGTGTTGCTATTTAAAAAGCGTCAACACCTGATCGCCCGCAGGTACTCTTCTTTGGTCTTTATAAAAAGTTTGGGTGTGACTGCCCTCAACGCAGCCGTTACTAAAGTGGGCCAAATTATGCCAGGATTCTCGCTGGTGTAGTTTTCCACTGGAACTCATCCAAGGCCTAAAGTTTCTACCCATTCAACCATTTTTAAACTAAGAATTCCATGCAGATTCTGTTAAAGTCAAGTGACAATCGTTTTTGGCATTAGCAAAACACGTGTCGACATGTTTGCAGCCTTTATGTCCTGCAAAGGAGGACAAATGACCAATGTTGAGAAttcttgaaaagaaaacattgcagCACACAAGGTTGCCTTGTTGCCAATTTGAAAGGAAAGTGGAGCCTTGAGatatgggtgaccctacttccGTTTATTATGATGACAAAACACTTTTGTCCACTACCtttatgctaatgctaacacattaGAAATACTTGGCCCTTTAATGAATTGACATTCAATCCAATTCAgagttgtgtatttatttttgtaagtaGCTGAGGCTTTGATATTGGACAGCCAAAGTTATTGTATGTAATGAATactaacacaaaaaaatactaaaattggggaaaaaaatctataGACGGGAGACTGTAAAACATGTTTTGGTCTTATTCTGGAATACATCCGGAACAAAGTTCTTATAAACTGGGATAAAATCTTACATGGTTAGCATTATCAGATCAACTTGTTGAATATACACCAGGAAATGCCAGGACTATGTTGAGTGGGAGTGGGAGTGGGAGGagggggatttctttttttctttttttttgcactggaaTTCAAACATTTCACAATAGTTTAGAAAAAAGAGAGAAGCGGTCTGCTGTGATCATGTTTACAGTTCTGTGTGGAAAGCACCAAAAACGTTGCTCTTCTTTGTCACTTCTCTCTTTTTAGACTTGTAAATGCATGTACACTAATTAGTCACCCAATTAGGGCAGTAATGGAGTTTACAGTTCACAACAatattggacaaaaaaaaagttataattttaaaaaagtattatggattatgaatgaaatatatactgtacattATTATGATGTTAAGTCACTTCTGTTAATAAGAAGATTTCTCCTattaataagaaataaaataaatctacTGGTTattcaattattaaaataattgttagtTGCAAGTGCAATTCGGCGGCGAATAAAATGACTGTTCATTTTGGCTTTCCACTCTTTCTAAAGCATATCTTTCCAttctttttataaataaatggtAAAAATGCACTCCATacggtttttgtttttattagaaaaaatacaacaaacaaatatttacatGTACAAGTGTTTGGGATTGTTGGGCTGAGGGTAAATGCTTGGTTATCATGCTCCCAACAAAATAGATGACATTTTTGTCCCCTGTAAAATTGAGAGAAAACTGCTctgcggatggatggatggatggatggatggatggatggatggatggatggactcctCGCTCAGAAACAGAGATGGAATGAAAGTAGTAGTCCCTTCATGTCAAAATTCCTTCAGACGTTGCCCATGACAATAATCGTTATAGCTGCAACCAGTTTGAAAACCAAAGAGCTGTGTGTGTCAGGAacaaggagaaggagaaggcgAAATTTTTTGGCCACCGGAGATGCTGTAGGCCTAAAATTCTATATTTTACAAAACAATTCCTGAGTGCACACCAGTGGGCAAGAGTCAGCGAAGGATGAGGGGTGATCACATCATTAACGGCGAGAGGCTTATAAAGTCCAATGAATGACCATCGTTCAGTCCATAATGGAAGCTGCCGAATCTCGGGCCACCGAAGTCGCTCCAGGACTCATCCGTCGCCAGCGGCGGCATGTTGAAGTCTGAGTTGAGCGTGATGTACTGAGGGTGCAGCGACTGTTCGTCTACGTCGTCGGCTGTTCAAACAAGAGGGAGCGGGGCGCACAGTCAGGACCTTGAAGGACACATTACAACCACAAATGTCGACCTCAGAGCCGCAGAGACTAGAATTTCTAAAGTAAACCCCCTCGAGGACCACAATGCTGGTTTCATTCAATCTAGTGAAGCCCGATTCACCCGCATAATGAGAATAGCGCAACCTGgtagagtgtgagtgtgagccgTGGCCAACAGCAGCTCCTCATCCCAAAAAAATCTGGACACTGGAGTGAATCTCTGAATGCATGTAGGAAAAGAATAGGGCTGGCAAGCTCTGTTTACCTGAAGACTCGCTCCACTGGCTTCCCGGACTGGTGCACGGGCTCAGGAGTGGCTTGCTGTCTTGAGGAATTGTTCTTGAGCAACTGTTCTTGAGGAATTGTGCGTCTCTTTCCAGTTGTTGGCAAATCTAAAGACAAAAAGATGGAGTTTAGTATTCTTGCATTGTTTATTTGTGGCTGGACAACGTTTGATGAAATGTTGCTCACCTCCACGATGTCGTGTTCAAACTCTGCAGGACGAGCGGAacggaagagagagaaaaagagaagatGCAATGAGAATACACTTCTACTTTTTAACACACTGGCCAAAACTAGAACCAAAAGCCACAACAATACTGAGGTCTTACCAGGGCTAC
The Syngnathus typhle isolate RoL2023-S1 ecotype Sweden linkage group LG15, RoL_Styp_1.0, whole genome shotgun sequence DNA segment above includes these coding regions:
- the rfxap gene encoding regulatory factor X-associated protein; the protein is MSDDEASVRTDASKAILLTKDGQRYIVGDSRSVDSRDVITLIPMEASDLMDLDDADEESDVLDASDPRDGASPEELNDDEASEGDGAAPKQCTYDGCTETTSQVAKQRKPWMCKKHRNKMYKDKYKKKKSDQAMSTNKIDDNCEERPVSVNKQRLGAMGDRPARPSLIEQVLNQKRLSLLRSPEVIHFLQQQQHILAVQSRSLTLQHNFSGC